The Halorientalis sp. IM1011 genome window below encodes:
- a CDS encoding bacteriorhodopsin — MLFEERTLYAAVAIVGGLLTAVFVAWARRFDGATRRHAMLAPAITASLTVSYVGMATGVLLLRGPHGAPVYLTRFLDYGVVYAVMIAYTGQLADADRRSVLSGILGLWAFSFGAMARHLASPPLDSLASLLVLGGFVYSLWLLLRTYTRAAASVAGDRRLLFGKLRNVQVIMLLTYLLVALTTRQALGLLGAFTGIYVSAYLDLFSHVALAGLLLRSEPAIRSTVETHPSPLSFLTRSNTDHPTAETPADD, encoded by the coding sequence ATGCTATTCGAAGAACGGACCCTCTACGCGGCGGTGGCTATCGTGGGAGGACTACTGACGGCCGTGTTCGTCGCCTGGGCCCGGCGGTTCGACGGGGCGACGCGGCGGCACGCGATGCTCGCACCGGCGATAACCGCGTCGCTCACGGTGAGTTACGTCGGGATGGCGACCGGGGTCCTGCTGTTGCGGGGCCCCCACGGTGCACCGGTGTATCTCACCCGGTTTCTGGACTACGGGGTCGTCTACGCCGTGATGATCGCCTACACGGGGCAACTCGCCGACGCCGACCGGCGGTCGGTCCTCTCGGGGATCCTCGGGCTGTGGGCGTTTTCCTTCGGGGCAATGGCCCGCCACCTCGCGTCGCCGCCGCTGGACAGCCTCGCGAGCCTGCTGGTGCTGGGTGGGTTCGTCTACTCGCTGTGGCTGTTGCTCCGCACGTACACGCGGGCGGCGGCGTCCGTGGCCGGTGACCGCCGTCTCCTCTTCGGCAAACTCCGGAACGTGCAGGTGATCATGCTCCTGACGTACCTGCTGGTCGCGCTGACGACGCGACAGGCGCTTGGCCTGCTCGGTGCGTTCACCGGCATCTACGTCTCGGCCTACCTCGACCTGTTCAGCCACGTCGCCCTCGCCGGACTGCTCTTGCGCTCCGAACCGGCGATCAGGTCGACGGTCGAGACCCACCCCTCGCCGCTGTCCTTCCTGACGCGCTCGAACACCGACCACCCCACCGCCGAGACACCGGCCGACGACTGA
- a CDS encoding nuclear transport factor 2 family protein — MDREAAAREYYRALDDHDYEALADLLAPEFVQHRPDRTIEGRDRFVTFMREERPMTSTSHPLDAVYETSGSGEVAVRGRLLDADGDRITAFVDVFTFEGENVATIDTYTQ; from the coding sequence ATGGACCGCGAAGCGGCCGCCCGCGAGTACTACCGGGCGCTCGACGACCACGACTACGAGGCGCTCGCCGACCTGCTGGCCCCCGAGTTCGTCCAGCACCGTCCCGACCGGACCATCGAGGGCCGGGACCGGTTCGTGACCTTCATGCGCGAGGAACGGCCGATGACCTCGACGAGCCACCCGCTAGATGCCGTCTACGAGACCAGTGGGTCCGGGGAGGTCGCAGTCCGCGGCCGCTTGCTCGACGCCGACGGCGACCGCATCACCGCCTTCGTGGACGTATTTACCTTCGAGGGCGAAAATGTAGCGACGATCGACACTTACACGCAGTAG
- the serS gene encoding serine--tRNA ligase has protein sequence MISRQFLRENPETVREALEAKGVDDVDLDRILEIDEEWRDLKARGDDLRHERNEVSSKIGQLKQEGEEEEAQEAIERSSELKEELEDVESRADDLEAELEEALLELPQIPHEDAPVGDDESDNVEVAREGFDDLRDLPEEVTPHYDLGEELDILNFERGAKVSGGGFYFLQGEGARLEHALIQFMLDLHREQGYTDVFPPIPVNSASMEGTGQFPKFVEDAYRVGGDNDEPYDDEDLWLLPTAEVPVTNMYRDEILLDDDLPLKHQAYSPNFRREAGEHGTETRGIVRVHQFNKVELVNFVRPENSYDRLEDLRGEAEAVLEELGLPYRVLEMCTGDMGFTQAKKYDIEVWAPGDDMDDGPEEGGRWLEVSSVSNFEDFQARRAGIRYRPERHESAEYLHTLNGSGLAVPRVMVAIMEYYQNEDGTVTIPEPLREYMGGQEVIEGHEPVGESALGAGEKD, from the coding sequence ATGATCAGCAGGCAGTTCCTCCGGGAGAACCCCGAGACGGTCCGGGAGGCCCTCGAAGCCAAGGGCGTCGACGACGTGGATCTCGACCGGATACTGGAGATCGACGAGGAGTGGCGCGACCTCAAGGCACGCGGCGACGACCTCCGCCACGAGCGCAACGAGGTCTCCTCGAAGATCGGCCAGCTCAAACAGGAGGGCGAGGAGGAAGAAGCCCAGGAGGCAATCGAACGCTCCAGCGAACTGAAGGAGGAACTGGAGGACGTCGAGTCCCGCGCGGACGACCTGGAGGCCGAACTGGAGGAGGCCCTGCTCGAACTCCCGCAGATCCCCCACGAGGACGCCCCCGTCGGGGACGACGAGAGCGACAACGTCGAGGTCGCCCGCGAAGGGTTCGACGACCTGCGCGACCTTCCCGAGGAGGTGACGCCCCACTACGACCTCGGTGAGGAACTGGACATCCTGAACTTCGAGCGCGGCGCGAAGGTCTCCGGCGGCGGCTTCTACTTCCTGCAGGGGGAGGGCGCGCGGCTGGAACACGCGCTGATCCAGTTCATGCTCGACCTGCACCGCGAGCAGGGGTACACCGACGTGTTCCCGCCGATCCCGGTCAACAGCGCCTCGATGGAGGGGACCGGGCAGTTCCCCAAGTTCGTCGAGGACGCCTACCGCGTCGGTGGCGACAACGACGAGCCCTACGACGACGAGGACCTCTGGCTGCTCCCGACGGCGGAGGTGCCGGTCACCAACATGTACCGCGACGAGATCCTGCTGGACGACGACCTCCCGCTCAAACACCAGGCCTACAGCCCCAACTTCCGGCGGGAGGCCGGCGAACACGGGACCGAAACCCGTGGCATCGTCCGCGTTCACCAGTTCAACAAGGTCGAACTCGTCAACTTCGTCCGCCCGGAGAACAGCTACGACCGCCTCGAAGACCTCCGCGGGGAGGCCGAGGCGGTACTGGAGGAACTGGGGCTGCCCTACCGCGTGCTGGAGATGTGTACCGGCGACATGGGCTTCACCCAGGCCAAGAAGTACGATATCGAGGTGTGGGCTCCCGGCGACGACATGGACGATGGCCCCGAGGAGGGCGGCCGCTGGCTGGAGGTCTCCTCGGTCTCGAACTTCGAGGACTTCCAGGCCCGGCGGGCGGGCATCCGCTATCGGCCCGAGCGCCACGAATCTGCCGAATACCTGCACACCCTGAACGGCTCCGGGCTGGCCGTCCCGCGGGTGATGGTCGCCATCATGGAGTACTACCAGAACGAGGACGGCACCGTCACGATCCCGGAACCGCTCCGGGAATACATGGGCGGGCAGGAGGTCATCGAGGGCCACGAACCCGTCGGTGAGAGTGCCCTGGGCGCGGGCGAGAAGGACTGA